TAAGAGGGGTCTGGTGGGAGTCTTCGAGTGGTACAGGGGATGTGACaggggtgactaagaggggatTTGGTGGGAGTCTTcgagtggtacaggggacatgacaggggtgactaagagggggtcatgtggaggtcttcaagtaatacaggggacatgacactggtgactaagagggggtcacgtggaggtcttcaagtaatacaggggacatgacactggtgactaagagggggtcacgtggaggtcttcaagtaatacaggggacatgacactggtgactaagaggggtcacgtggaggtcttcaagtaatacaggggacatgacactggtgactaagagggggtcacgtggaggtcttcaagtaatacaggggacatgacactggtgactaagagggggtcacgtggaggtcttcaagtaatacaggggacatgacactggtgactaagagggggtcacgtggaggtcttcaagtaatacaggggacatgacactggtgactaagagggggtcacgtggaggtcttcaagtaatacaggggacatgacactggtgactaagagggggtcacgtggaggtcttcaagtaatacaggggacatgacactggtgactaagagggggtcacgtggaggtcttcaagtaatacaggggacatgacactggtgactaagagggggtcacgtggaggtcttcaagtaatacaggggacatgacactggtgactaagagggggtctggtgggggtcttcgaGTGGTATAGGGGACATGACAAAAGAGGTCTGGTGTTGAGATTTAATCACTTGTATATAATATTCTGCTTGCAAATAGAGTATGGTTGTGATGTAACATGAGATAGGggcactgaaacacacacacacacacacacacacatgaaacacacacacatgaaacacatacacaaaatatTATATGCAGCTTGTTAATCTTATCTATGCAAAcatgcttcacacacacacacacacacacacacacacacacacacacacacacacacacacacacacacacacacacagtcaggtaTTTCAAATGATATGAATGAGAGATTTACACACAAAACATATGAAGATTAGTTTCACATCACACACTCCCCAATCTCTCCCACACAGCCTCCCACACAGCctcccacacaccacaacacttcAGAAACTcactaaaaatgaaaaaaaaatattgtttagcTACGAAACGATAACCTAAAaacccacaaacacactcataacacactttttagacacatccacacactctgaaacacagccacacaccctcacacctttAGAACACTCCCAGATGCCCCACACACCATCACAGTCCCTGAAAcacttccaaaacacacacacacacacacacacacacacacacacacacacactcctagcCTCTCCCACAACCTCCCAACACATACCCACAAAGGTGTCAGCAGGGGGATAGGCCTCTAGGTCAGTGATACCATCCCCTACCATAACCAGACGTGTGTACCCCTCCTGCTGCTTCAGATAGGACACAACCTCTGCCTTGCCGCCCGTCCTGCTCGTCAGCTGGCTCTCGTCAAAGCCCCCATAGTCACCTGGGGGTTCGACAGGAGGTGGAAGTGTCAGTAATGTCTGATAGAGAATGTTAAATTGTCTGGAACCAAGGGAATATTCTAGAAAAGCTTAATAACTTCcattaaaaccacaaaaacacatgTGAAAGCCCCATCAACTTCCACTACACACTGTTAAACCATCTAAGataataaaaacacctttaaaaacctgtgtcacttcaccaGAACTGGTTTCCAAAGCCACATAGATGACTAGCtggtttctcaagagtgtttttgttaataatgtagaaatcttgttaatctgtcactacagcCCAAAAAACCCTTGCAATATCAACTAGAGCATTTTAAAAGTAGGTAgcagggttttcaagtgtttctcctgtcaataatgcaaaaaccttgttaatctgtcattggaaccctaaaaacacctttaaaaacactTGCAacatcaactagagccttttaaaactAGGTAgccaagtgtttctcctgtcaataatgtggaaatcttgttaatctgtcactagaacccttaaaacacccttgaaaacccttgcaACTTCAGCTAGAGCATTTTAAAAGTGAAGTGAAACAAACCAAAAGGGACTCTGAATACAGTTCTCTTcattcccccccctctctctctctctctctctctctctctctctctctctctctctctctctctctctctctctctctctctctcttaccatcaAAAAAGAACTTGAGTCTGTTGGCAAATATATTCTCAAGAGGAATGTTTAATAATTTAGCCACAGGTGCGATGAGGGAGCGGAAGCCACCGGAGACTAGATAAACATCCACTCCTCTTTCTTGCAGCACCTCCACCAGCTTGCTGCCGAGAGATGAAGTTTTAGGATTCGgtcagcttaggttaggttaggttaagtttacagttttttttttcttgttctgcagtgttttcaagggtgattttGTGGATGTACTGGAATTTGTTgtggttctcaagggtgtttttgtggttccagGGTTAGTTTaatggttgtagtggaagttgttggggttctcaaggatgttgtggttgtagtggaagttgttggggttctcaaggatgttgtggttgtagtggaagttgtctgtctgtctgtttttttctgtgtgtgtgtgtgtgtgtgtgtgtgtgtgtgtgtgtgtgtgtgtgtgtgtgtgtgtgtgtgtgtgtgtgtgtgtgtgtgtgtgtgccagtaccacttacacacacacacacacacacacacacacacacacacacacacacacacacacacacacacacacacacacacacacacacacacaccagtcataatcagtttactttattttgtttcataaaTGTTTAAAGAAAAGCATAATAttatatttgtttctctttaatctctctaATCTtgaacaaacataaacaaataaagaaatagattgAATATGTAATGTTATcgtgctatctctctctctctctctctctctctctctgaaagttcCACCCAGTTTCCCTTTCTCAGAACATGATAATATTGTGTaaatctcatcaactcttctatagaatcttgaaaaccccaataacttccactagaaccccaacaacttccactacaaccacaacaccCTCGAGaatcccaacaacttccactacaaccattAAACTAAccctacaacaacaaaaacacccttgagaaccccaacaacttccactagaatcACAGcaccactcttgagaaccccaacaacttcccaagggtgttgtggttgtagtggaagttgttggggttctcaagggtgtctttgttgttgtagtggaagttgttggggttctagtggaagttataggggttttcaagattctatggaagagttgatgagatttACACAATATTATCATGTTCTGAGAAAGGGAAACTGGGTGgaactttgagagagagagagagagagagagagagagagagagagagagagagagagagagagagagagagagagagagagagagagagagagagagagagagagagagagagagagagagagagagatagcacgATAACATTACATATTcaatctatttctttatttgtttatgtttgttcaAGATTAGATAGATTAAAGAGAAACGGAAATATATGCTTTTCTTTAAACAtttatgaaacaaaataaagtaaactgatgatgactggtgtgtgtgtgtgtgtgtgtgtgtgtgtgtgtgtgtgtgtgtgtgtgtgtgtgtgtgtgtgtgtgtgtgtaggtaagtggtattggcgcgcgcgcgcgcgcgcacacacacacacacacacacacacacacacacacacacacacacacacacacacacacaggcagaaaaagacagacagacatacagacagatagacagatagatagacaaatagatacacagacacacacacacacacacacacacacacacacacacacacacacacacacacacacacacacacacactgacagaaaaagacaaacaaacagacagatagatagacaaatagatacacagacaaacagacacacacaaaaaaacacacacacacacacacacacacacacaaactcactccacATCCTTGGTGAGGCAAgggggtagatagatagacaaatagatacacagacaaacagacacacaccaaaaaaaagaacacacacacacacacacacacaaactcactccacATCCTTGGTGAGGCAAGGGTGGGTGGGCGCGCGTGAAGCCTTGAATGGTCTCAAGACTTGGTTGTAACATGTCCAGTCTTTGCTTCAGGGATTCCTTGTAGCTCATCCCGCCCTGCATGGCTCTCATTGTACTGTAggagtggtggcagtagtagtagtagtagtagtagtgaaaagttAGGTTTTATACAGTGTAAGATAGAAACTAgcaataacactactactactactactactactactactactactactactactattactactactactactactggttacgttaggtcaatAATAGCAtcttaataacagtagtagcacagtagatgaaaaaaaataaaatacgttTCATACAATTTAGAGCAATAattctaccacaacaacaacaacaacaacaacgactactactactatttctactactaccacaattacAGACACTCACAGTTCTTTCACCACCTGCCCCTTGCCACAGTAGGCGGCCAGCTCATCCAGGCCTTCGTTCTGTATCACTGTAGAAtccacatcaaaacacacagcGTCCGCCGACCGCCAGATCTCCTTTGACTCCTCCACGCCCACCTTGCTGAACTCTGCGATAAAGGATGAGTGATAGAGGAGTTTAAGTGAGTTTTTGATGGTTTTAAGGCagttctatctatctgtctgtctcctcagtgtgtttttctcatctcttcccttgtaaaattaagaaaagattgGTTTTACAAGAGTTTAAGGTAGTTTTAAGGGagttctatctatctgtttgtctcctCAGTctgtttttctcatctcttcccttgTAAAATTAAGAGAAGATTGGTTTTACAAGAGTTTAAGGTAGTTTTAAGGTagttctatctatctgtctgtccctccAGTGTTTTCTTATCTCTTGAATGATTGAAAgggtgaatgaagaaaggaaggaaggaagaaaggagacaaagaagatatagtgaatgaattaattaatgaatagaCAAATAAGCAAAATAGCTGCAAATAtgaaaaacctctctctctctctctctctctctctctctctctctctctctctctctctctctctctctctctctctctcacctgtacaaAAAACTGGGCCTGTCAATTAACAGATTATAGAAAGGTAAGCCAGTTATCCCCCAGAccacccctcctctcctgcgtgtgtgtgtgtgtgtgtgtgtgtgtgtgtgtgtgtgtgtgtgtgtgtgtgtgtgtgtgtgtgtgtgtgtgtgtgtgtgtgtgtgtgtgtggcatttacAGTTAGGTttctggtggtagtggtggtgaggaggaggaggaggaggaggaggaggaggaggaggaggaggaggaggaggaggaggagagagagagagagagagagagagagagagagagagagagagagagagagagagagagagagagagagagagagagaaagtaaatattTGCTCTATGAACTTAAAACATGCaatagaaattctctctctctctctctctctctctctctctctctctctctctctctctctctctctctctctctctctctattaatacAAGCCTTTATcggtgacatacatacatacattaccaccgccaccaccaccacaactactactactactactactactactactactactactactaccatcgccATGTaccacaactattactactactactactactactactactactactactactacacaaacatacacacacacacacaagaatactTTACCTGTCTCGTCACTTCACTTTATCACTAAACCACTTTGAAGCCATATTATCATTTCTATCTTCAATATCattctaaaaaacacttaaaaacacacacacatatgctcacacacacacaaacacacacacgcacacacatacacatggtttctgcgtgtgtgtgtgtgtgcgtgtgagagaaagagagagagaacaaacacacaccttgCCCGTTCATGGCTGGGAGAGAaactgactcacacacacacacacacacacacacacacacacacacacacacacacacacacacacacacacacacacacagacacatacacacacggacagacagacataagcgcgcgcgcacacacacgcacacacacatgtgagGAAAATTCCGATCAgctgggcacacacacacacacacacacacacacacacacacacacacacacacacacacacacacaagctgggGAGGAGagcaaaacctctctctctctctctctctctctctctctctctctctctctctctctctctctggggtatAAACAGGCTGGGGAcgatacgctctctctctctctctctctctctctctctctctctctctctctctctctctctctctctctctctctctctctctctctctacatgtttttgtgtatttttatttttgtttcctcttcttcaacttagagagagagagagagagagagagagagagagagagagagagagagagagagagagagagagagagagagagagagaaatatgaaataacaagttaggaaaaaaaagcagcagcagcagcagcagcagcagcagcagcagcagcagcagcagtagtagtagtagtagaagtagtagaagtagtagtagtagtagtagtagtagtagtagtagtagtagtagtagtagtagtagtagtagtagtagtagtagtagagtttatacacaaaatctctctctctctctgtctctctctctctctctctctctctctctctctctctctctctctctctctctctctctctctctctctctctctctctctctctcttagaaggaacaaataagggaagaaaatataaataaacaacagaaaaaataagaataataacaatagcaatattAAAAGAATAATTTTTTAGTTACCCATAATattatttcgttttctctttacttctgaAAGAAAACGGTAGATTTTATGAGGAacaaaactggagagagagagagagagagagagagagagagagagagagagagagagagagagagagagagagagagagagagagagagagagagagagagagagagagagagagagagagagagagagagagagagagagagagagagagagagagagagagagagagagagagagagagagagagagagagagagagagagagagaatataggacACACAGTTTCCCGTTTTCTAAGACTAATAATAACCCGTTTTTTGTGACACTAGTGATATAGAAAACGGAATGGGGGGGAGAAGATTATGAGGGGGAAACTTTGGTAActtgccaggaggaggaggaggaggaggaggaaaaagataaagatgaaaggaagactaaagaagaaggattatctgaaaaaaaaaaagaggaagaggaagaggaaaaggagaaggagaaagaggaggaggaggaggaggaggaggaggaggaggaggaggaggaggaggaggaggaggaggaggaggaggaggaggattaaagtaaaagaaaaaggagggaaaagaaaagaaaagaggaaatggttgagagagagagagagagagagagagagagagagagagagagagagagagagagagagagagagagagagagagagagagagagagagacgacacaTTCATACGGATAGAAAtaacacatactctctctctctctctctctctctctctctctctctctctctctctctctctctctctctctctctctctctctacaacatcGTACACACGTGTCTCATTATTGAGCtaattttatctctctctctctctctctctctctctctctctctctctctctctctctctctctctctctctcttccattttcttttattccttccttctttcctatctttcttccttcttttactccttatttccgtttctcttcctcctcctcctccttctcctcctctttctcttcttcctcttcctcttcctcacacgaGAGGAAGGCAAACAAGAAGACTGATtatgtctggaggaggaggaggaggaggaggaggaggaggaggaggaggaggaggaggaggaggaggaggaggaggagggaaataaagcaaatgaaaaaataagtatgagagagagagagagagagagagagagagagagagagagagagagagagagagagagagagagagagagagagagagagagagagagagagagagagagagagagaattaccagaATAAAGACGTAGGAgggtaatgaagaagaagaagaagaagaagaagaagaagaagaagaagaagaagaagaagaagaagaagaagaagaagaagaagaagaagaagaagaagaagaagaagaagaagaagaagaagaagaagaagaagaagaagaagaagaagaagaagaagaagaagaagaagaagaagaagaagaagaagaagaagaagaagaagaagaagaagaagaagaagaagaagaagaagaagaagaagaagaagaagaagaagaagaagaagaaaatataacaatagataaataagaataataacaatctctctctctctctctctctctctctctctctctctctctctctctctctctctctctctctctctctctctctctctctctctctctggaataatgcaaataataataaaaaaaaaacgaaggagagtgagagaaaatataaacaaacacacacacacacacacacacacacacacacacacacacacacacacacacacacacacacacacacacgcacacttaacTCTTGCACGCAAAACCACCATTGATCCATACTTTGCGCAAGAGAGACTCAACCAAACATTGCGCAAGCGTGTCTAACTGaacccccctcttccccccaccacccctctcctccccactctgcccccctctctctctgtttagctcTGTCTTACCTTTCacacctgaggaggaggaggaggaggaggaggaggaggaggaggaggaggaggagtgaatgagttagtagtgtgtgtgtgtgtgtgtgtgtgtgtgtgtgtgtgtgtgtgtgtgtgtgtgtgtgtgtgtgtgtgtgtgtgtgtgtgtgtgtgtgtgtgtgtgtgtgtgtgtgtgtgttaaagtatatatccacacacacacacagacagagagagagagagagagagagagagagagagagagagagagagagagagagagagagagagagagagagagagagagagagagagagagagagagttaccgtcacagacctctctctctctctctctctctctctctctctctctctctctctctctctctctctctctctctctctttctctctctgattcatTAAGTGGACAGAAGGACACttagagatgaggaggaggaggaggaggaggaggaggaggaggaggaggaggaggaggaggaggaggaggaggagagatggacacacacacacacacacacacacacacacacacacacacacacacacacacagagagagagagagagagagagagagagagagagagagagagagagagagagagagagagagagagagagagagagagagagagagagagagagagtattgttttctacctcttcctcctcctcctcctcctccttcctttaaatACCTCTAgttcaccttcttcctcctcctcctcctccttctctcctcctcctcctcctccacctacttcgTCAGCAAAACCTTtgtctagacacacacacacacacacacacacacacacacacagacacacacacgcacacacacacgcacgcatacacaaGGATTCTCTTATATCCGTCtttaaataattctctctctctctctctctctctctctctctctctctctctctctctctctctctctctctctctctctccgaatgaagataatgaaaaatagttATTCATTAAtacgttgttttatttatttgtttatttatttgtttgtttttgttttagtctcataataattgtttttatttattctttatgttTAATTTGatctatttaaatattattattattattattattattgttattattattatgatcactattcttcttcttcttatcattattattattattcattgtgtgtgtgtgtgtgtgtgtgtgtgtgtgtgtgtgtgtgtgtgtgtgtgtgtgtgtgtgtgtgtgtgtgtgtgtgtgtgtgtgtgtgtgtgtgtgtgtgtgtaaacaacagtgaggaaacaaaacacacacacacacacacacacacacacacacacacacacacacacacacacacacacacacacacacacacacaccagagagagagagagagagagagagagagagagagagagagagagagagagagagagagagagagagagagagagagagagagagagagagagagagagagagagagagagcgcatcacTAAAaagctctcacacacacacacacacacacacacacacacacacacacacacacacacacacacacacacacacacacacacacacacacacacacacaccagcacggCATCTATATTTAACGTAGTgccggtagagagagagagagagagagagagagagagagagagagagagagagagagagagagagagagagagagagagagagagagagagagagagagagagagagagagagcaccactaCTAAAGCCAACAtaagaaccaccaccatcaccaccgagagagagagagagagagagagagagagagagagagagagagagagagagagagagagagagagagagagagagagagagagagagagaggaatagtgTGTGTGCCAATGTGAGCGAGTGAGCAGCTCTGGGCAAACTtcttaaagtgagagagagagagagagagagagagagagagagtgagagagagagagagagataaagagagagaaaaaaaaggtagtttACAATTTGCCTTTTGGAAAATacacgtgattctctctctctctttaatttgcacactatctcctcctcctcctcctcctcctcctcctcctcctccttctccttttcctccccctcctcc
Above is a window of Scylla paramamosain isolate STU-SP2022 chromosome 46, ASM3559412v1, whole genome shotgun sequence DNA encoding:
- the LOC135094762 gene encoding phosphoserine phosphatase-like; protein product: MNGQEFSKVGVEESKEIWRSADAVCFDVDSTVIQNEGLDELAAYCGKGQVVKELTMRAMQGGMSYKESLKQRLDMLQPSLETIQGFTRAHPPLPHQGCGLPPCLTKDVDKLVEVLQERGVDVYLVSGGFRSLIAPVAKLLNIPLENIFANRLKFFFDGDYGGFDESQLTSRTGGKAEVVSYLKQQEGYTRLVMVGDGITDLEAYPPADTFVGFGGNAVREVVKEKAPWFVNDFGTLISELQKED